The Spirosoma oryzicola region TGAATATGAATAAGCTAGGAATGAATCTGTTCGTCTGGACGATGTCAATGGACGAAGACCTCTCTGGTACGCTTTCGTTCCTGAAAACGAGCGGCTTTGATTTTGTCGAAATACCGATCAATAACACGGATCTCGACAAATGGGAGCGTATCGGTCAGCAGTTGGCTGAACTAGGACTAGGCGTACAGGCTTGTACGCTCTGCGGGGCAGAACACGATCTGATCAATGCCGACGAATCGATTCGCCGGGCGGGTATCGAACACCTGAAAACGGTCGTCGACTGTGCCGCGCTGGCGGGAGCAACCATCCTGATGGGACCGTTTTATGCAGGCTTCAAAGTCTTTAGCGGCAAACCGGCAACTGCCGACGAATGGGCCTGGTCGGTGGAAGGTATGCGGGAGGTAGCTGCGTATGCCGAAACCAAAGGGGTCATACTGGCGATGGAATACCTGAACCGTTTTGAAACGTATTTGCTTACCTGCGCCGATGAACTCGTTCGTTACGTAGAAGCGGTCAATCACCCCAACTGCCAGGCTGCGTTTGACACATTCCACGCGAATATGGAGGAAAAAAGTATTGCTGACGCCCTCCGGAAAGTAGCTCCTTATTTGGTACACGTGCAGATTTCGGAGAACGACCGCTCGACGCCGGGGCAGGGGCATATCAATTTCGATCAGGTTTTCAACGTGTTACACGAGATTGAATACAATGGTCCTATCGCCATCGAAGCGTTTGGGCCAAACCCGCCCGAGTTAGCTGCCGCCACCCACATTTTCAGACCCATGTTTGAATCGCCCGAGCAGCTGGCGGTTGACGGACTGGCTTTTATCAAGGAATATACCAAGCGCGTACCCGAGTCAACCAGCGAAGCGATCGTATCCTAACGTATTCGCTCTTGTTCACTCATTAACTTCTTAACTTTTTTGACGAATGATTAACGTTGCCATTGTGGGCCTTGGATTCGGGGCCGAATTTATTCCCATCTATCAACGCCATCCAAATGCGAACATGTACGCTATCTGCCAGCGTAACGTGCAAAAGCTGAACGAGATCGGCGATGCGTACGGCATTGAAAAACGGTACAGTAATTACGATGAGCTGCTGGCCGACCCCAATGTTGACGCTGTACACATTAACTCACCGATTCCGAATCACGCTGAACAGACCCTGAAAGCCCTGCGCGCAGGTAAGCACGTTGCCTGTACGGTACCGATGGCTACGACGGTTGAGGATTGCAAAGCCATTGTACAGGCCTGCAAGGAGAGCGGCAAAAAATACATGATGATGGAGACCGTGGTATACAGCCGTGAGTTTCTATTCGTTAAGGAATTGCACGAAACCGGCGAGTTGGGTAAAGTGCAGTTTTTGAAAGCCAGCCATCAGCAGGATATGGACGGCTGGCCGGATTACTGGCCTGGTTTGCCACCCATGCACTACGCTACGCACTGCGTCGGTCCGGTAGCGGGTCTGCTGAAACTCGAAGCGGATTACGTGTCGTGCTTTGGTTCTGGTACGATTCGGGAAGATTTGGCAAAAATTCACAACTCACCGTTTGCCGTTGAGTCGGCACACATCAAATTCAAGGATAGCGATTTGTCGGCGTACGTCTATCGGTCGCTGTTCGATGTGGCACGGCAGTACCGCGAGAGTTTCGAAGTATACGGTGATAAAAAATCGTTCGAATGGCAACTGATCGAAGATGAGCAGCCGGTCATTCACACGGCGAAGAAACCCGAACCGGAGATTCCAGAGAAAGTAACCGTACCTGATTACGCGCATTACCTGCCGGAAGAAATTCAACGGTTTACCACGAAAGGCGTTTACGACGCCGACGAACAGCAACACCTGTCCTTTACGCAGGGGGGCGGCCACGGCGGATCGCACCCGCACATGGTTCATGAGTTTGTGTCGGCCATTGTTGAGGACCGCGAACCATTCCCCAATGCTGCCCAATCGGCCAACTGGACGAGTGTGGGAATTTTGGCGCACGAGTCGGCTCTTCAAGGTGGGCAGCTAATTAAGCTGCCGGATTTTGGAAGCATCTAATCTAAACGCAGCGGTTGTTGTGATGAGATAGACCATAAACCGTGTTCTGTTTCCGATAAATAACCGCTGTTTTTCGTCTTTAAACATGAAAAAGGCACTTCTTTTTGTACTGGCAGCTGGGCTAATGACCCAATGCGCCCGCCAGACAGCTAATCAATCCTCAACCCGCCAGACCGCCACGAAAGCGCGTCGAACCGAGATTTTGTTCCTGGGTGACAATGGCCACCATAAGCCTATCGAGCGCGTGCCTCAACTGATGGCCGCTCTGGGTAGCAAAGGAATCAACATCACGTACACGGATAAACTGGAAGACATCAATCCGGATAATCTGAACAAGTATGATGGTCTGCTGATTTTTGCTAACTGGGATAGCATTCCTAAACCGCAGGAAAAAGCCCTGCTGGATTATGTTTCGTCGGGAAAAGGCTTGATTCCGGTGCATTGCGCATCGTACTGTTTTCGCAACTCCGCCGAATATGTCGATAAAGTTGTTGGCGGGCAGTTCTGGCGGCACCGGATGGATACCATTCAAACCCGCTTTACGCAGCCAAATAATCCTATTGTAGCTGGTTTGCCTTCGTTTAAGGCGTACGACGAAACCTACCTGCATTCGCATCTTCAGGCGGATAACAACGTGCTGGCCGTTCGGGAAATCAAAGCCGACCAGGAAAAAGACAAACCGGGTGTGAAGGAAGAACCGTACACCTGGACGCGTCAATACGGCAAAGGGCGCGTTTTTTACACCGCCTACGGTCACGATGAGCGGACCTGGAGCCAGCCCGGATTTCAGCAACTGCTGGAACGGGGAATTCTGTGGGCCGTTGGTGACGACGTAAAAAAGTTACACGATGATCTGAAGCCACAGACATTTACCTATCGCGCAGCGAACTTGCCGAACTACGAGAAGCGTCCGGGTGCTCAGATGGAGCAGGAGCCGCTTTCGCCGGAAGAATCCATGAAGCACATTCAGGTTCCGGTCGATTTTACGCTCGATCTGTTTGCCCATGAGCCGAATGTCATGCACCCCATTGCCATGACGTGGGATGAAAAAGGGCGGCTTTATGCTTTGATTACCAAGGATTATCCGAACGAGCGCAAAGAAAGTGGTGGTTCTGATTACATTGTTATCTGCGAAGATACCGACAAGGATGGTAAAGCAGACAAGTTCACCAACTTTGCCGAGGGACTAAGCATTCCAACCGGAATGACGTTCGGAAACGGTGGATTGTACGTGTCGCAGGCACCGCACATGCTTTTCCTGAAAGATACCAACGGGGATGACAAGGCCGACGTAAAACAAGTCGTGTTTACAGGTTTCGGTACGTTCGATACCCACGCCGGACCGAGCAACCTGCACTACGGTTTCGATAACTGGATATGGGGAAGCGTCGGCTACTCAGGTTTCAAAGGAAAGGTCGGAGCGGATAGCGTAAAGTTTAGCCAGGGCTTTTTCCGGTTCAAACCCGACGGTTCGCAGCTTGAATACGTGACGGCTACGTCCAACAACACATGGGGATTAGGTTTCAACGAAACGGGCGACGTTTTCGGCAGCACAGCCAATAACGCGCACGGTTGGTACATGGCGATACCAAACCGGTACTTCCACGGTGCTCCGCATATTCGGGAAAACGGTAGCCGCAGTACGGATACCCACAAAGACATGAAACCGATCACCGAAAAGGTACGTCAAGTAGACGTATTCGGTGGTTTCACAGCGGCAGCGGGTCATAACTTGTATACTGCCCGCGCTTTCCCGAAAAAATACTGGAATAAGGTCGCTTTCGTATCGGAGCCAACGGGCCACATCCTGCACCAGAACGTGATGCAAAAGAATGGAACCGATTACGAAGATGTAGAAGGCTTCAATCTCATGGCCGGCGCAGACGAATGGTTTGCACCCGTCTTTGCGGAAGTTGGTCCAGACGGAGCTGTTTGGGTTGTTGATTGGTACAGTTATATCATCCAGCACAATCCAACGCCAGCCGGCGCTAGCAATGGTTCGGGTAATGCGTATGAGACACCACTGCGCGATTTTACGCACGGTCGTATTTATCGGGTAGGGTACAAGAATGCGCCTGCTTACACGCCGATGACCTTGAGTAAAGACCGCCCGGACGAACTCGTAGCTGCGTTGAAAAATACGAACATGTTCTGGCGGACAGCGGCTCAACGTCTGCTCATCGAACGGAACAACAAAGACGTGGTTCCACAGCTAATCGCGTTGGTGAATGATCAGTCTGTCGATGAGATTGGTATCAATCCAGCGGCTGTTCATGCCTTGTGGACACTGCACGGGTTGGGCGCGCTAAACGGTTCAGACGAAAAAGCGATGGCGGCTGCGACTTCGGCGTTGCAGCACCCTTGCTCAGGTGTACGTAAAACAGCCGTTCAGGTATTGCCACGTAATCAAATGGCAACCAATGCGCTGCTTCAGAACAATTTGTTAAATGACAAAGAGCCAGTTGTTGCCCTAAATACACTCCTCGCCTTGTCGGAGATGCCGCAAAGCGCCGTTGCCCAGCAAGCTATTCTGAGCCGGTTGGATAAAGCGACCGAAGTAAATGACCGCTGGTTGCCTGATGCTTTTGCCTGCGCCCTCACGGGACAAAATGGGCAGCTGATGAAAACCTATCTGAAGCAGGTAAGTATGAATGCTCCTGCGCAACCGAAGGCAGCACCTGCTCACGACATGAATAGCCATGCCGGACACGGACCTAACGCGCCAACGCCAAAAGCCGCTGTAACAACATCAGGTAACCAACCTGATCTGGTCATTGCCGCGATTCGTACGACGCCGGAGTCGCCTTCGGTTCGGGAAGGAACGAAGCTTTTTGTGGATGTGACCAATGCGGGTGGGGCTGAAATTCCGGCTGGAACCCCGATCCCCTTGTCCATTCGCGTGGAAGGACCGAAGGGCGTTACGGATGCTGCTAAAATTGATTTTGTGAGCGTGACGCACAACACGGGGATCAAACCCGGTGAAACCGTGACGATCAGCAAAGCCAACAACGGTCCTTGGGTCGGTGATATGGGCGTAACGTTTGAGCGGGCGGGCCAGTACATGATTACGGCCATGCTTGACCGCGAAAACAAAATCGCCGAAGGCAATGAACAGAACAACAACGCTACGCACACGCTTGTCTATCGGGCTCCGCAAAGCATGAGCGCTTACGTACTCGAACGTGCGTCGCGTAGCTACGCGTCCGTTGCTCCGGTGGATTCGGTGGTTGCCTTGCTTCGGCAGACGCAGAAGTTAGAGACAACACAGGGTGACGCGATTGTTAAAGGCGTCGCGGAAGGGTGGAATATCCGCACAAAAGCGCAGGTGAACGAGACAGACAAGCAATTCCTGGCCAGTCTGACGAACTCCGTTTCTTCCGAAAACCGGGAACGTCTGGGGCGGCTCTACGAAGCTTGGGGCATTGTCAAGAGCGAACCTACCGACCCCAATGTTGAGGTTGTTCGGATGAAAACCATTCGCGAAGAAATGCGCTTTGACAAAAAAGAGTTTACCGTAACGGCTGGCAAACAGGTTGAAATCGTTCTCGAAAATCCGGACGCTATGCAGCACAATCTGGTGATTGGTAAACCCAAAAGTATGGACGTGATCGGTGCGGCAGCCGACAAGATGATTACTGCGAAAGACGGGGCCGAAAAGAATTACGTGCCAAGCATTTCTCAGGTAATTGTGGCTACGCCGTTGGTTAACCCCGATCAGACGTACCGACTTAAGTTTACGGCTCCGGCCACGCCCGGCGATTATCCATTCGTTTGCACATTCCCTGGTCACTGGCGCATCATGAATGGTGTCATGAAAGTTACCAAGGCTGGAGCAGTCGCTACGGCTAAGTAAACAGGTCAGCTTTTAGTACAAAAAAAGCGTCGCCTATGTCATAGGCGACGCTTTTTTTTGATACAAACTAGCTTACTTCTTTTACCCGAATGCTGTTTGGTAGAACAGGTAGTAAGGATGAGGTGGGAATCTGAATGCTGAACTCGCTGCCCTGACCGAGTTCGCTTTTTACCCATATTGTCCAGTTGTGCGCCTGAACGATACGCTGTACGTAACTCAGTCCAAGGCCGAAACCTTTAACGCTGGTTTGGTTGCAGTCGTCAACCCGGAAGAAAGGTTGAAAAATATGGGATACTTGTTTGGGGGAAATACCTACGCCCCGGTCACGAACCGAAATGGTCATGCCGTCGGCATTGGCTTTGGTAACCAGCGTAATCTCTGGTTTGTCAGCGCTGTACTTAACGGCATTGTCGATCAGGTTATACAGGACATTGGTTAGGTGCAGACGGTCTGCCAGTACGTACGTATCTTTTCCCTGTAAATTCAGGTTTAAATAATCACCATGCCGCTCCGCAACCGAGTGGAGCAGATAATGGATCTGAATTGGTTCCAGATTAAGTGTCAATGTGTTACGATCAGCCCGCGCCAGTGTCAGCATCGTTTCGACCTGCTGCTGGAGCCGCTCCGTTTCTTCGCGGATAATCCTTACGTATTTGTCCGTACGCTCGGGGTGATTACGGGCGATGGGAGAATCCAGAATATCGGCTGCCATCTGAATGGCTGTGATAGGCGTTTGAAATTCGTGTACAATAGAATGCAGTACTTCGGTCTGTACCATTGATCGCTGCCGCCGACGAAGTAACCACCATAATGAAAAACCTAACAGAAGCTGCGCTGTTAGAGCGAGGGGAAACAGGGCTAGCCAGCGTAAGGAGGGACCTGGCGCTAATGCTGTTTCCGGAAAAACGAAGCGATTTGCATAGATCAAGGCCGCCGTAACGACAGACAGCACAAGGGCAAAAGCAAAGAGCGGAGGGGCTGTAGACCTACGTATCATACTCCGTTTGAGGTGGGTTAGTAACGAATTAGTACAAGATGACTACTAAGACGCAGTTACTAGGTAAATGTCACAAGCAGCTTACTAGAAAAGCAGTGGGTGAAAACAAAATTGCCCGTTTAAAGCGGGCAATCGGTAAAAATGGTTTCAAAATTTATTCGTCTACACGTTTTCCTCGGTAGTCTCGACGGAAGTTGGCGTGCTGGTAGGCTTGGGAGCGGTTCGGCGAGTTGGGGCTGTCGCCTTAGGAGCGGGAGCCTGCTTGCGAATCGAACGAGTCGCCTGCGGAACGGAAGGGATGAGGCTATCCGCCGACGGATCGACTAATTTACTAGCTGCCGTGCGTTTCGCGTTTTTCTCGGCCTTGTCCGCGTTCTTCTTTGCTTTTATGGCCTCCTTTTTTGCTTTCTTTTCGGCTTTTTTGGCAGGCGTCGATTTCTTTTTTTCGTCTTTATTGAGCAACTTCGCAAGTTTCTTCGCCAGTTTGTCGGCCGATTTTTCAATCGACTTCTTCATTTTTTTGGTTGCTGTACCCGTTTCGGTAAGCTTAGCTTCAATGGAACTGACGATGTCTGCGGCTAGCGACTTACGTTTGTTTTTTGCGTTCTTGTCTGTCATTTGTCTAGATGAAAAAAATTTACAAATAAATACGAAGAAATCGGGACAATCAAAAATCCAATGTTAAGTTTTCGTTACCTTTTTTGAAGAAATTCCCAGCAAACAATGCCCGCTGTGACGGCAATGTTCAGGGAGTGCTTCGTACCAAACTGGGGAATTTCGAGTACCACATCGGCCTGTTCGACAACGGTCTGCCGAACGCCGGTTACTTCGTTACCGAACACAAAAGCGTATCGTTTGTTTGGATCAGGGTTGAAATCTGAGAGTGAAGTACTGCCTTCGGCTTGTTCGATCGCGGCTACCACCCAACCGTCAGATCGTAATTGACTAACGAGGGCATCCACATCCGCAACGTATGTCCAGGTAACCGATTCGGTCGCGCCCAGTGCCGTTTTCGTGATGTCGCGGTGGGGTGGCTGGCCTGTAATACCACAAAGATAGACGCTGGCAGCCCGGAAGGCATCAGCCGTTCGGAACACCGACCCAACGTTGTTGAGGCTGCGGATATCGTCTAAAATCAGGCAATAAGGAAACTTGTCGGCTTTTTTGAAATCGTCAACAGACAGGCGATTCAGTTCGTCCAGTGATAGTTTGCGAGGGGTCATAGCGTCTTTATTATTCGTGCAAATTTTGGTATATTTGTTTGAAATAACTGTAATGCATAGTGAAGACAGCCACCGCAGCAAAACCTCAATCAAAAAAGAACGAAACTCCCCTCAACCGCCAATACAACCAGATTAAAGCCAAATATCCCGGTGCATTGCTTCTCTTTCGTGTCGGTGATTTTTACGAAACGTTCGGTGAAGATGCCGTCAGAGCCAGTAAGATTTTAGGCATCACACTCACCAAGCGCAACAACGGCGGATCGAATGAAGAACTGGCCGGTTTTCCGCATCACTCTCTTGACACCCACTTACCTAAGCTTGTCCGGGCGGGCGAACGCGTAGCGATCTGTGATCAGCTGGAAGACCCATCGGTTGCAAAGGGTATCGTTCGTCGGGGTGTTACGGAGCTGGTGACACCGGGGGTTTCGTTCAATGATAACGTGCTGGACACCCGGCGCAACAACTACCTCGCAGCTGTGCATTTCGGTAAGAGCGCGGCCGGTAGTTCGGAGGAGCAGTTTGGCGTGTCGTTTCTGGATATTTCAACCGGTGAGTTTCTGGCTTCACAGGGTAATGCGGCTTACGTGGACAAGTTGCTCCAGAGTTTCAATCCGTCGGAAGTGTTGTATTGTAAGCGCAACCGCCAGGAGTTTGGTGCTTTATTCGGCGATAAGTTTCACACCTACACGCTGGAAGACTGGGCCTTCACCTACGATTTTGGTTACAATTTCTTAAAGCAGCATTTTCAGACCAGTTCGCTCAAAGGCTTCGGTATTGAAGGGTTGCCCGATGGTATCATTGCTGCCGGGGTGATCCTGCATTATCTGAACGAAACAGAACATAAAGATCTTCAGCATATCACGCGCGTCACGCGGCTGGAAGAGGACCGCTACGTGTGGCTCGACCGGTTCACGATTCGTAACCTCGAATTAACGGTGGCTCAGCAGGAGGGGGGCGTTCCGCTGATTCAGATCCTGGACCAGACCGTTACGCCGATGGGCGCGCGGTTGCTTCGTAAATGGCTCAGTTTGCCGCTTAAAGAAAAAGCCCTCATCGAAGAGCGGCTGAGCATGGTTGAATTGCTTACCAACGATATTGATCTGTCAGAAACGTTGGTCGGACACCTGCGTCAGATTGGTGACCTTGAGCGGCTCGTCTCGAAAGTGGCAGTTCGGCGGATCAATCCGCGCGAGTTGTTGCAGCTTAAACGGTCGTTGCAGCACGTGTTGCCCATCAAAGAACTGCTGATAACGGCGTTGAATCAGACGGAGTCGTCATCGCTGAAAAAATACGCGGATCAGCTCAACCCGGTTTCTTTTCTGCTCGACCGAATTGAAGCAGAATTGCGGGAAGATGCGCCAACGCTTTCGAACCAGGGCGGGATGATCAAACCCGGTATCAACGCAGAGCTTGATGAGCTAACGGCGATTGCGTATTCGGGCAAGGATTACCTGTTGCAGCTTCAGGAACGCGAAGTACAACGAACGGGCATCAGTTCGCTGAAAGTGGCTTACAACAAAGTATTCGGCTACTATCTGGAAGTGACGCACGCCCACAAGAGCCGCGTTCCGGAGGACTGGATTCGCAAGCAAACGCTGGTCAATGCCGAGCGGTACATTACACCTGAACTAAAGGAGTACGAAGACAAGATTCTGAACGCTGAAGAGCAGATATTCCAGATCGAATCCCGGATGTTCAACGAGATGATTCTGGCGGCTGGTGAATATGTGGGAGCGATTCAGCAGGATGCGCGCGTTTTGTCCGTGCTGGACGTGCTGGCGTCGTTTGCGCGGGTTGCGGTGAAAAACAAATACGTACGGCCCCAGATTCTGGACACGAAAGTGCTGGACATTAAAGACGGTCGTCATCCGGTTATTGAACAGCAACTGCCGCCCGGCGAACACTACATTCCGAACGATATTTTTCTGGATGACGAAACGCAGCAGATCATCATCATTACCGGGCCGAACATGGCTGGTAAATCGGCTTTACTTCGGCAAACAGCACTGATTGTCCTTATGGCGCAGTCGGGAAGCTTTGTGCCTGCGTCGCTGGCCGAGATCGGGATCGTTGACAAGATTTTCACGCGCGTCGGGGCTTCCGATAACCTCTCGCGGGGCGAAAGTACGTTTATGGTGGAGATGACCGAGACGGCTAGCATCCTGAACAACCTGAGTGAGCGGAGTCTGGTGCTGATGGATGAAATTGGTCGGGGAACGAGTACTTACGATGGTGTTTCGATCGCCTGGTCGATTGCCGAATACCTGCACAACAAAACGGATTGCCGTCCGAAAACCTTGTTCGCTACGCACTATCACGAGCTAAACGATCTGGCGACGGATAACCCGCGCATCAAAAATTACAACGTGTCGGTCAAGGAGATGGGCAACAAAGTGATTTTTCTGCGCAAACTCAAGGAAGGGGGTTCGGAACACAGTTTTGGTATCCACGTGGCGCAAATGGCCGGAATGCCCGCTCAGATCGTGAGTCGTGCGACCGAAATCCTGAAGCAGCTCGAAGCGTCGCATGGCCGGGAAGAGAATCGGGAGAAGATTCGCGAGGCTGCTCCGAGAGATGCGACGCCGGAACTGGCGTTGCGAATTATTGAATCGGGCGACCCGAAATCGGAAGCCATCAAAGAAAAGTTACGTACGATTGACGTAAACCGGTTGACGCCTATCGAAGCGCTGTTGAAGCTGAACGAATTGCTGAAACTGGTCGAATAAATTTTAACAACAATTACCAATGGATTTAAACGTAATAACAGCCCCGCTTACCCCCCAGGAGGTTGAATGGCGGGTGCAAAGCCAAACCAAGGATGGCCAGAAGATTGTCGTCGTTCCCTACATTACCAACCGGTGCGTCATGCAGCGCTTTGATGAGCAGTTTGGCTGGGCGGGCTGGCAAAACGAAATAAAGGAGATCGACGGGGGATTTCTGTGTACCATCACCGCCGTTATGCCCGGTGGCGAAATCGTCCGCAAAACGGATGGTGCCAGCCGGACGAGCGTCGAACCCGTAAAAGGAGGGATCAGTGATGCCATGAAGCGGGCCGCCGTGCAGTTCGGTCTAGGCCGTGGTTTGTACGACTTCCCAAAGGTGCTGATTCAAACTACCGATAAATACATACCCGATTGGGCAACACCCTTGCTCGATAAGATGGTCGAAAAAATAAATGCGGGTGGCATTGTGCGAGATGTAGTCGTGCTGAAGCCTGAACATGCTAAACCACCAATTAAAGCGGCTTAGTAAAAACAAATGCCACACCCTCTCGAGTGTGGCATTTGTTTTTACTGATTAATTTCCACTGCTGCGGGGAGTGCACGGTCCTTACGCCGGCGCAAAAACCGCTTGCCAACTTGCTGAGCCGGTTCTTCGATCAAACGATACGTAATGGATGAAAACAAAACGGTTGGCACGAGGATCAGCACAAATTTGAGATGAAAGTTGATCACGTTCGTCAGGGTGCTGGTTACCGGAATCAATGCTTTGGGAAGAACTTTATTTAGCCAGTATAAGATACCAAAATGGGTCAGATATGCGCTGTAACTTACTTTGCCGATGTAACGCGTAACCCGATTGACCAACAATTGGCTTGGCCACTTTGCCAGAACAATGATCAGTACGGCAAAACCAATACTGCCGAACAGATGAAGCGTATGCGGAAGATTAGGCAGAACAGTTTGACCGACGGTTTTGCTAAGAATAAGAAACGCGACTACGCTCACCGCGAAACCAGTTACCCACGGACGAACGCACCGTTCCTTCCTGATGACTACGTAATAAGCGACAATACCACAGCCGAAAACGGGTAGCTGATAGGGTAAATAATAAAATAAATACTCGACCAGGAGCTGACTGTTTTGAATAGCCGGTACGTGCAACAAAACAGACGTGAGGACAAAACCGCCCAACAAAGTTAGTGCTGTAAACAAAATGGCCCGATTCAGATTTGTGATTCGGGTAAATAAAAACGGAACCATCGCGTAAAACAATACTTCGATCCCAACCGACCAGCCACCCGGAATAATGCTATTGATCCAGACCGGGCTCAACCCATGCAGGAGCAGCATATTCGCCATAATCCCGTAGGCATTGTAACGAATAACCGACGATAGCGGCTGGCTGTAAAAGTAGGCCATCTGCCACAGGTAATAGGGGATGGCAACGTAATACATGGGCGCAATTCGAAATAAACGCCGGTAAAAAAAGTCTGTTTTCTGAATATCGGCTCCCTTCCGTCTGTCCTGAGAAAGAAAAAGCGTGAAGGCACTAAGTGCGTAAAAGAGCTGAACGCCTATAGCTGCTGGCGATCCCAGCGTATCCATCAACGAATAAAACGTTGTGTTGCTGAAGTGTTCTAAGTGGCAATGAAACCAGATAACACTTAAAATCGCCATA contains the following coding sequences:
- a CDS encoding Gfo/Idh/MocA family protein, with translation MINVAIVGLGFGAEFIPIYQRHPNANMYAICQRNVQKLNEIGDAYGIEKRYSNYDELLADPNVDAVHINSPIPNHAEQTLKALRAGKHVACTVPMATTVEDCKAIVQACKESGKKYMMMETVVYSREFLFVKELHETGELGKVQFLKASHQQDMDGWPDYWPGLPPMHYATHCVGPVAGLLKLEADYVSCFGSGTIREDLAKIHNSPFAVESAHIKFKDSDLSAYVYRSLFDVARQYRESFEVYGDKKSFEWQLIEDEQPVIHTAKKPEPEIPEKVTVPDYAHYLPEEIQRFTTKGVYDADEQQHLSFTQGGGHGGSHPHMVHEFVSAIVEDREPFPNAAQSANWTSVGILAHESALQGGQLIKLPDFGSI
- a CDS encoding sensor histidine kinase, yielding MIRRSTAPPLFAFALVLSVVTAALIYANRFVFPETALAPGPSLRWLALFPLALTAQLLLGFSLWWLLRRRQRSMVQTEVLHSIVHEFQTPITAIQMAADILDSPIARNHPERTDKYVRIIREETERLQQQVETMLTLARADRNTLTLNLEPIQIHYLLHSVAERHGDYLNLNLQGKDTYVLADRLHLTNVLYNLIDNAVKYSADKPEITLVTKANADGMTISVRDRGVGISPKQVSHIFQPFFRVDDCNQTSVKGFGLGLSYVQRIVQAHNWTIWVKSELGQGSEFSIQIPTSSLLPVLPNSIRVKEVS
- a CDS encoding PVC-type heme-binding CxxCH protein: MKKALLFVLAAGLMTQCARQTANQSSTRQTATKARRTEILFLGDNGHHKPIERVPQLMAALGSKGINITYTDKLEDINPDNLNKYDGLLIFANWDSIPKPQEKALLDYVSSGKGLIPVHCASYCFRNSAEYVDKVVGGQFWRHRMDTIQTRFTQPNNPIVAGLPSFKAYDETYLHSHLQADNNVLAVREIKADQEKDKPGVKEEPYTWTRQYGKGRVFYTAYGHDERTWSQPGFQQLLERGILWAVGDDVKKLHDDLKPQTFTYRAANLPNYEKRPGAQMEQEPLSPEESMKHIQVPVDFTLDLFAHEPNVMHPIAMTWDEKGRLYALITKDYPNERKESGGSDYIVICEDTDKDGKADKFTNFAEGLSIPTGMTFGNGGLYVSQAPHMLFLKDTNGDDKADVKQVVFTGFGTFDTHAGPSNLHYGFDNWIWGSVGYSGFKGKVGADSVKFSQGFFRFKPDGSQLEYVTATSNNTWGLGFNETGDVFGSTANNAHGWYMAIPNRYFHGAPHIRENGSRSTDTHKDMKPITEKVRQVDVFGGFTAAAGHNLYTARAFPKKYWNKVAFVSEPTGHILHQNVMQKNGTDYEDVEGFNLMAGADEWFAPVFAEVGPDGAVWVVDWYSYIIQHNPTPAGASNGSGNAYETPLRDFTHGRIYRVGYKNAPAYTPMTLSKDRPDELVAALKNTNMFWRTAAQRLLIERNNKDVVPQLIALVNDQSVDEIGINPAAVHALWTLHGLGALNGSDEKAMAAATSALQHPCSGVRKTAVQVLPRNQMATNALLQNNLLNDKEPVVALNTLLALSEMPQSAVAQQAILSRLDKATEVNDRWLPDAFACALTGQNGQLMKTYLKQVSMNAPAQPKAAPAHDMNSHAGHGPNAPTPKAAVTTSGNQPDLVIAAIRTTPESPSVREGTKLFVDVTNAGGAEIPAGTPIPLSIRVEGPKGVTDAAKIDFVSVTHNTGIKPGETVTISKANNGPWVGDMGVTFERAGQYMITAMLDRENKIAEGNEQNNNATHTLVYRAPQSMSAYVLERASRSYASVAPVDSVVALLRQTQKLETTQGDAIVKGVAEGWNIRTKAQVNETDKQFLASLTNSVSSENRERLGRLYEAWGIVKSEPTDPNVEVVRMKTIREEMRFDKKEFTVTAGKQVEIVLENPDAMQHNLVIGKPKSMDVIGAAADKMITAKDGAEKNYVPSISQVIVATPLVNPDQTYRLKFTAPATPGDYPFVCTFPGHWRIMNGVMKVTKAGAVATAK
- a CDS encoding sugar phosphate isomerase/epimerase family protein, yielding MNKLGMNLFVWTMSMDEDLSGTLSFLKTSGFDFVEIPINNTDLDKWERIGQQLAELGLGVQACTLCGAEHDLINADESIRRAGIEHLKTVVDCAALAGATILMGPFYAGFKVFSGKPATADEWAWSVEGMREVAAYAETKGVILAMEYLNRFETYLLTCADELVRYVEAVNHPNCQAAFDTFHANMEEKSIADALRKVAPYLVHVQISENDRSTPGQGHINFDQVFNVLHEIEYNGPIAIEAFGPNPPELAAATHIFRPMFESPEQLAVDGLAFIKEYTKRVPESTSEAIVS
- a CDS encoding RNA methyltransferase; the protein is MTPRKLSLDELNRLSVDDFKKADKFPYCLILDDIRSLNNVGSVFRTADAFRAASVYLCGITGQPPHRDITKTALGATESVTWTYVADVDALVSQLRSDGWVVAAIEQAEGSTSLSDFNPDPNKRYAFVFGNEVTGVRQTVVEQADVVLEIPQFGTKHSLNIAVTAGIVCWEFLQKR